One stretch of Deltaproteobacteria bacterium DNA includes these proteins:
- a CDS encoding acylphosphatase: MDAAHLVISGRVQGVWYRASAREAAMRIGVTGWVRNLPNGDVEAFAEGGRDDVERFIEWCRQGPPHARVERVDVRRTEPERHAAFQIR, encoded by the coding sequence ATGGATGCCGCGCATCTGGTGATCTCGGGCCGAGTGCAGGGGGTCTGGTATCGCGCAAGCGCGCGCGAAGCGGCAATGCGAATCGGTGTCACCGGTTGGGTACGCAATCTGCCGAACGGCGATGTCGAAGCCTTCGCCGAAGGGGGTCGTGACGACGTGGAACGCTTCATCGAATGGTGCCGCCAAGGGCCGCCGCACGCACGGGTCGAACGCGTCGACGTCAGGCGGACGGAACCTGAACGTCACGCCGCGTTTCAGATCCGCTGA
- a CDS encoding sigma-54-dependent Fis family transcriptional regulator, with protein MPLILIVDDEKNMRRVIAAHLEREGFDCLEAESGERAVEVLAEESPDCVLTDLRMPGMDGMELLRHLSATRAGTPVVMLTAHGTVQTAVEAMKVGAFDYLTKPFDKSELVAIVQKAVRSRDLDRREPAATAGDELVVDGGDSPSRNPQMKALFALVDRVAKSPTTVLITGESGTGKEVIARRLVERSDRAAAPYIRVNCAAIPASLVESELFGHEKGAFTGAVAGKPGRFELADKGTLFLDEIGSIPLETQVKLLRAIQEQEFERVGGVRTLRVDVRLVAATNVDLREEVAAGRFREDLYYRLNVVHLRLPPLRERMEDLDTLVETFVARFNRRLGRKVRGVDTEVWARLRAHPWHGNIRELENTIERAVLLAEEDVIRVGDLPEELSVRTKTIAPLANTSGDSLDLKDASRDAAARVEIEMIGAALRRTGGNVTQAAKLLGLSRKGLQIKMKDYGLERQSGD; from the coding sequence ATGCCCCTGATCCTGATCGTCGATGACGAAAAAAACATGCGCCGGGTGATCGCCGCGCATCTCGAACGCGAGGGATTCGATTGCCTTGAAGCCGAGAGCGGCGAGCGGGCGGTCGAGGTGCTCGCGGAGGAATCGCCGGACTGCGTGCTGACCGATCTTCGGATGCCGGGAATGGACGGGATGGAACTGCTGCGCCATCTCTCGGCGACGCGCGCGGGCACTCCGGTCGTCATGTTGACCGCGCACGGCACGGTGCAGACGGCGGTCGAGGCGATGAAGGTCGGCGCGTTCGACTACCTCACCAAACCCTTCGACAAGTCGGAACTCGTCGCGATCGTGCAAAAAGCCGTGCGATCGCGCGATCTGGATCGCCGGGAGCCCGCCGCGACGGCAGGCGACGAACTGGTCGTGGACGGCGGCGATTCGCCGTCCAGAAACCCGCAGATGAAAGCCCTTTTCGCGCTCGTCGACCGCGTCGCGAAAAGCCCGACCACGGTGCTCATCACCGGCGAATCCGGCACCGGCAAGGAAGTGATCGCGCGACGGTTGGTGGAGCGCAGCGACCGCGCCGCCGCACCCTACATCCGCGTGAATTGCGCCGCGATCCCCGCGTCGCTCGTGGAAAGCGAACTGTTCGGCCACGAAAAAGGCGCGTTCACCGGCGCGGTTGCTGGAAAGCCGGGGCGTTTCGAATTGGCCGACAAAGGGACGTTATTTTTGGACGAGATCGGTTCCATTCCCCTCGAAACGCAGGTCAAGCTTTTGCGCGCGATTCAGGAGCAGGAGTTCGAGCGCGTGGGCGGCGTTCGGACGCTGCGCGTGGACGTCCGGCTCGTCGCCGCGACGAATGTGGATCTGCGCGAAGAAGTTGCCGCCGGTCGGTTTCGCGAGGATCTTTATTACCGCCTGAATGTCGTCCATTTGCGCCTGCCGCCGCTACGCGAGCGCATGGAAGACCTCGATACCCTGGTCGAGACGTTTGTCGCACGGTTCAATCGCCGCCTTGGCCGAAAGGTGAGAGGAGTCGACACGGAAGTCTGGGCGCGGCTGCGTGCACACCCGTGGCACGGGAACATCCGCGAACTCGAAAACACGATCGAACGCGCGGTGCTGCTGGCCGAGGAAGATGTGATCCGCGTGGGTGATCTGCCCGAGGAGCTGTCGGTCCGAACGAAAACGATTGCGCCGCTCGCCAACACTTCGGGGGATTCGCTGGACCTGAAGGATGCATCGCGCGACGCCGCCGCCCGCGTCGAGATCGAGATGATCGGCGCAGCGCTGCGTCGCACGGGCGGCAACGTGACGCAGGCCGCCAAGCTGCTCGGCCTTTCGCGCAAGGGGTTGCAGATCAAGATGAAGGACTACGGGCTGGAGCGGCAATCGGGGGATTGA
- a CDS encoding helix-hairpin-helix domain-containing protein: MVRRGAVDKLAMAELTSIPNIGPRMAEDLIRLGMRRPQDLRGADPDDLYERLCRLDGVRHDICCLDVFRAAVDYADGKGAKPWWEYSRDRKSGIRPFPRAT, from the coding sequence ATGGTGAGGCGTGGTGCGGTCGACAAGCTGGCCATGGCGGAATTGACGTCCATTCCGAACATCGGGCCTCGAATGGCCGAGGACTTGATCCGGCTCGGCATGCGTCGACCGCAGGACCTGCGCGGCGCGGACCCGGACGACCTGTACGAGCGCCTGTGCCGGCTCGACGGTGTCCGACACGATATCTGCTGTCTCGACGTATTTCGCGCGGCGGTCGATTACGCCGACGGCAAGGGCGCGAAACCGTGGTGGGAGTATTCCCGGGACCGAAAATCGGGGATTCGTCCGTTTCCCAGGGCGACTTGA